The sequence ATATGGTTATTAATGGATGCAAATATTTGTGTTTTAGATGGGTCTGGTCAATGAGAATTGTATATGATCTCATTTGTGAGATAAACTTGTTTCTTTTAGATCTTTGGTAATTTAATTCTGTGATATATGTAGACTGTTGGGCTAATTTGATGTAGGTTTCATAGATCAATGCTTGAAAAACCAATCATATCATAACTATGAGTTGATAAACAAGACATTTTATACCATATAGGTTAATGTAGAAGTCATTATAATCATGGATTTGAATATTGTGTGTATTATACAATCAGGAGTTATGTGATGTGTATGTAGGTAGGTATGAGTGTATTTATGTTAGATTAATTTGGTATCTGACTTGGGATTTTGGGGATTCAGCTTGAGATAAAAGATGGGGCTGTCTTTCACCAAGCTTTTTAGCCGGCTCTTTGCCAAGAAGGAGATGCGAATTCTAATGGTGGGTCTCGATGCAGCTGGTAAGACCACCATTTTGTACAAGCTCAAGCTTGGAGAGATTGTGACCACCATTCCTACAATTGGtatgctttttatatttttttcaaaattgtttggTTGTATAGATGTGCTGCTAGTTTTTAGTCAGAGGTAGTTGGATTTTACCAAATTGTTTTGTTGCTTGGCATTAGATTTTTGCAATTGATACAATTTGTATTTTACTCAGGTTTCAATGTGGAGACTGTGGAATACAAGAACATCAGCTTCACTGTCTGGGATGTCGGGGGCCAGGACAAGGTATGTGATCTTAGTATTTAAGTCTCTTAACAACTGAAACTTTAAGCATAAATGTGAAGTCAGGAAAATATTGTTAATTATATCATGTTTCTGTGATTGTTATGTGCACCTAGTTTCTTTAGTGCTTATGGAAGGTCTTGTGCTGACTAGATATTGAACCATTAGCACACAACAAATTCATAAGCTACATCTACTAGCTACCTTCTGATTCAGTTTTTCCTTGTCTATTTAAGGAAAAGCTATTCAGCTTGTGGCAGACATTTCAGACAAGTATCTGATAACTTGTGTGTAGTTGCTGTTGGTTATTATGTGCATATGTCTGGCCTTGTACTAATTAGATGCTTGTCCATTAGCACGcatcataaaaataatgtatGTACATTATTTTGAGCCACCTTGCCTTTCAGTTTCTTCCTTAGTTTTAAGAGGAAGTATGTTTTTGTGTTGGGCATGTGTAGTCATTCGTGATTTATGTGCTTATTGACGGTCTTGTGCTGATTAGTTGTTCCATCAGCACATAACATATTCATAAGCTACATTGAATGCCATattgtattttcagtttttcctTATTCTATTTGAGGACAGCTATTCCTGTTGTGGCGTACATAATCTATACACAGGACTCTCTATATATTTATGCATGCATGTATGTATGCATACATACATATGCAATTAGGCATGTGTATACTTGAATGCTTTTATGTTTGTATCATGCATTAGTTGGTTAACATAGGTACTTTTGACACTTTGAAAATGGCATGCTTATGGGTGATCTATTGTTATTAATATGTTGTTGGTGATACACCAAGTTAAATTTATTGAGAGCTATACCTTCCCTTAGGCATTATTGTCTGTCCATTTTCTAAGTCTTGTATGGTGCATGTACAGATTCGACCTTTGTGGAGACATTACTTCCAAAACACTCAAGGGCTTATCTTCGTGGTTGATAGCAATGACCGTGACCGTGTGGTTGAGGCTAGGGATGAGCTGCATCGGATGTTGAATGAGGTAACTAAAGGCTCCATCTTGTTATAAACTGAGTGGAACCTGTAATGTTTTAGTTTAGTTAGATCTTTGAAAaggttattgatttttttttatctaaactaacacaattaaatataattaacaattcACATAATTAGTTGGATCATTTTATTACTGACATTGCTTTGTAATACTGTTATTCTCTGCTGTATTCTAATTCAACTGTTTTGGTATTAATAACATATATACCCCTTGTACATCTTACTGCCAATAGCTCATTTTACTTACCATCtgtgagttttgtttaaaattttcttgtgCATAATAATATTGCTGGTTGAATGCCTAGGATGAATTGAGGGAGGCTGTGCTGCTTGTATTTGCAAACAAGCAGGATCTTCCAAATGCCATGAATGCCGCTGAAATAACTGATAAGCTTGGTCTTCATTCCCTCCGTCAACGCCACTGGTATGTTAACACACACGCGCACACactcccctctctctctctctctctctctctctctcatgtttttCCCTATGCATAGGAAATTTGGCATCCACTGATTGGGGCCATTACTTTGGGTTCTATTTCAGGTATATCCAGAGCACATGTGCCACTTCAGGGGAAGGGCTGTACGAGGGACTAGACTGGCTTTCCAACAATATTGCTAACAAGGTTAGGCTCTAGTGCTGCATGCAACGTAAGTGATAATCTTCGATGTGGTTATGGGCTggtttattaatattttctctttggTTTTTGCAGGCTTAGGAGATCCGTAAATCATCATTTACTTTTTTGGGCTGCAATCTCTGTCAAAAGGGATTTTGTCGTTATGTGGTGTTTATGCATTTTACATTTGATATTGTCTTGAGAATGTATCTGTTTGTTTAGATCATTGTTACAATATGATAGAAATTGACATTTGCCTTGTAGATTCTAAATAATTCATGATTTACAGTTCATAGATATGATTAAACCTTGCTTATTTTGAGATACCCTTGCTTTTGGTTCTCCTTCAATGGATATGGTTGTAATAGTTTCTCCTCCCCCTAATTCTCATTTATGATTAAAAGGTCAATCCTCCTATGTGGTGAAGTTGCATGGGTACTCGAAGATCCATTGACGATAAACCAATCTCTTTGTCTGGAATATCTTTGTTTGGAATAGTGGTAGTAAGTGGTACTTCAGTTTCTAGGGCTTGATTATGGGACGCATTCAAAAAGTTGTTGAAACTTAATCTATA comes from Castanea sativa cultivar Marrone di Chiusa Pesio chromosome 3, ASM4071231v1 and encodes:
- the LOC142627904 gene encoding ADP-ribosylation factor 2-like, whose product is MGLSFTKLFSRLFAKKEMRILMVGLDAAGKTTILYKLKLGEIVTTIPTIGFNVETVEYKNISFTVWDVGGQDKIRPLWRHYFQNTQGLIFVVDSNDRDRVVEARDELHRMLNEDELREAVLLVFANKQDLPNAMNAAEITDKLGLHSLRQRHWYIQSTCATSGEGLYEGLDWLSNNIANKA